The DNA segment TCGGGAAGGATTGGGCCCTGTCCGGCCAGCAACACCGCCCGCTCCATGACGTTCTCCAATTCACGGACATTTCCTTTCCACGCCAATCGCTGCAAGTGTGTACCGACAAGGTCGGACAACGCAGGCGGCGTCAGACCGTTTCGTACCGCCGACTGACCGACAAAGTGTCGCGCGAGCAATGGAATATCGATCGTGCGTTCCCGCAACGGCGGGACGGTAACCGGAAAGACGTTCAGACGGTAGTACAGATCTTCACGAAATCGCCCTTGCTCGACTTCTCGATAGAGGCCCCGATTGGTGGTCGCGATGACGCGGATATTGACTGAAACGGGTTCACGTCCCCCGATCCGGTCGACCTCGCGCTCCTGCAACACGCGCAGCAGCTTGGCTTGCAGATTCAGGTTCATCTCGCTGATTTCGTCCAGAAGCAGTGTGCCGGTATGAGCCATTTCAAATTTGCCGATCTTTCTGATCAACGCGCCGGTAAACGCCCCACGCTCGTGCCCGAACAGTTCACTCTCGAGCAGTCCATCCGGCAAGGCCGCACAATTGACGGCGATAAACGGCCGATGCGCCCGAGGACTGCGATTATGGATAAATCGGGCGAGCAACTCCTTACCGGTGCCGCTTTCCCCCTGAATCAGGACCGTGGCTTGACTGGAGGCCACCGCTTCGATCGTACTGAGGAGCCGGATCATTCCGGGATCTTGGGTAAGCAGCGCCCGGTTGTCCGGCGGATGGGTCGAGTGACCGGGAAGGGTTGGTTCGTCTCGCTCCGATTCTCGTCCTGATTTGAGATTCACGATGACGCGTTCCAGCAAATCCATGGAAAACGGTTTCAAGAGATACTCGCTGGCCCCCAACTTCATAGCCTCCACGGCGGTTTCGATAGCCCCATAGGCCGTCATCAGCACGATGGTGACGTGAGGCGCACGCGCCTTGATCTCCTTGATCAAGTCGAGGCCGTTCAGACGCGGCATCCGAAGGTCGGTCAGGACCATCCAGGGACGAAACCTGGCAATCCGTTCGACCGCATCCATTCCATCGACGGCCCCTTGCACGGAATACCCAAGCCGTTTGACCGTTTCCATCAGTGCCGTTCGCATCGATGGGTCGTCATCGACGATGAGAATGCGGTCGTTTTCATCGCCAGGTTCCGGGAATGCACTTCCTTTTTCACTGTCATTCATGTGACCATTCCTCCGCTAAGGTCCCGTCGTGCTCAAGGCGGCTCGCGCCCAGGGACTCCTCCTCGGTCCGTATCGGAGCGTGCGCGTCATCGTGATGTGTGCCCCTGGAAGGATGAGGCAGGATGATCGAACATGAGGTTCCCTGTCCCACCGTGCTTTCGACATCGATCCGTCCTTGGTGTGCTTCGATGATCGAATAGACAATCGCCAAGCCAAGGCCCGTCCCCTCATCCTTCGTCGTAAAGAACGGATCGAATATGCGTGAGCGATGAGCGGGGTCGATTCCAATGCCCGTGTCACGTACGGTCAACCGAACAGCCGGCATACCCAGTGTCTGCGGCGGTTCTTGGTGAAGACGGATTTCCAAGACACCTCCGCTCGGCATCGCCTGAACGGCATTGAGAACCACGTTCACGAGGACTTGTTTCAACTGCCCATCGTGACACCAGATCGAAGGGACTTCCCGACCGACCTCCACGCGAATGTCCACCGGCACTTTGGTGATTGCATGGGCCGCCAACTGGATCGATTCGCCGATCAATGATTCGGCCGAGTGCCAGCCAAGCGTCATTCGGGCCGGCCGCGTGTAGAGCAACAGATTGGCCAGCAAGCGATCCATCGACTGGACGGCCTGCGAGATTTGTCGCGCGTAACCGTTGGCGGATGTGTGCCTGCCGAGATCGCGCTGCAACAAGGAAGCAAAGAGTTCCACGCTGCCCAGTGGATTTCTGATCTCGTGGGCAATCCGACCGATCAGCTCTCCCATAGCTGCCAGTCTTTCTTTGCGCTGCAATTGCTCTTCAAGTTGATAGATACGAGTGATGTCCTGAAACAGGATGAGGCGGCCGGAACGTGCTCCGGAATCGTTGTAGAGCGGAACCTGACTAATGGAGACGACGGTCTGCCCGATGCGTTGCGGTCGATCACATACCTCAAGACCCGCATCCGCCAAGACGTCGGACGCACGGCGGTTCCGCAATTCGGCGTCTGTGGCGCACAGCCACGTCTCGGCGGCTCGATTGCTGCGACTGATCGTGCCGTCATCGTCCATGACCAGCACCCCCGTGGACAAGGACTCCAGAATTCCATCCAGATGCACGCGCATGGCCTCGTTGTCGCACAGCTGTCGGCGAAGCGCCTCGTTGCTCCGCGCCAACTCCACGTCCATCTGTTCCACACGTGCCGTGAGGGCGCTGTACGACTGCTGCAATGTCTGCGCGGCTTCATCAAAACTTCTGAACGCGGCGTGCAGCAGTTCGCGCTCTTCGAGCCGCCTGGTCGTGGCGCTTGTCATAGCCCTTCCGCGCTCCTCGAACCCCCGGCCGTCCGCAAGCTCGTCCTGAGGGACGAGGAAAGCCGATTCAACATGGGATCGCCCGTCACGTCGAGTTCCGCCAGCGCGACCGTGGCGCGGTCATATTGTTTCAAGGACGTCCAATGTTTGGCGATTTGCAGGCGCGCCCAATCGGCTTGGGACACGGTCGGTTTCTTGGTCAGCACCGATTGATAGGCCGCGATCGCGCGTTCATGTCGATTCAATCGCGACAAGATATCCGCATAGGTCATCACCGCGTCGGACGATTGCGCCGCGCCGGTCTTGAACGCCTCTTCGTACGCCAGCGCGGATTCATCCCATTTGTCCAGCTCTCCGAGCGTCTTGGCCAACTGAATGTACATGGCGGGCCGTTCAGGATGGACGGGATGGCGCAAGAGCCACGTACGACACAGGTGAAGCAGTCCTTGCAGATCCCGCTGCTGCCGCATCGCCGCGATCAGAAGATGCACCGCTTCCGCTTCGTACTTGCCGATCGGGAACTGGAACCGGTATCGCTCCAGCATTTTTTTCGCCGCCTCGGGATCACGCTGATCGAGATAGATCTTGCCGAGACCGATCAACGCGGATTCAAGCAACGCCGAATCGTGGTGCGACTTGATGATCTGCTGATGCAACCGTATGGCGACGGAAGCAAATCCCAGGCGTCGATGGGATTCCGCGATATCGCGTAGCAAGGAGGAACCCGCATAGCGTTGTTCGGCCATGGCTCCGTGTCTGTGAAACAAACTGACAACCGTCAGATCGTCGCGCGACGCAACCGCCGCCTCGATCCACGGCGTCAACAGGGCCGATAGGCGCTCCGACGCTTTCATGGCCCATGGATCGTTCCGATCGATGGCCTGAATAGTGATCTCCTTGTAGATTCGAAGCGCTCGATGCATGTCGCCGGTCTGTTCGTATCCTTTACCCAGGTAATATCGGGCTTCACTCCCCATCGGGACGCCGACCTGCGTCGCGATCGTCTCCAACAGCGATCGGTAGGAGGCGTCGGTCTGGTCCGGAAACGGCACATTGTGGATCATGGCGCCGACCGTCAGGCCCAGAGAGTTGCTCCCTGACGGCGACATGTTTTCCGCCCGGAGCGCGGCGAGTCGAAGCTTGGCCGTGGTCTCCATTGCGCTGTACGGATAGAGCGAAGGGATCAGCGCATAAACGAACTCGGCGAGCGGCTGCTTGCCTCCCGCCCACAATCCCTCGGCGACATGCATGAGCGCGGCCGGCGCATAGTCATGGCGTGGATAGAGGTTGTAGAAAAGCAGCATGAGCTCTCGCGCGGGCATCTCATGATGCAGCGTCACCTGCGTGAGGGCATACCGCTGAAGAGACAACGAATCGCCTCTCAACAGCTGCGGCCATCGTCGATAAATCAGATCGTAGACCGGCTGTGCGTCCGCGAATCGTTGTTGCCTGAACAACGCGTGGGCCAATCCCAATGTCGCCCCTTGGAGCAACGGCTCGTCCTCGCTCCGCTTTTGCACGTTGGCAAACGCGTGCTCGGCGTCGCCCCATTTGCCCATGGCCATAAACGTGTACCCGAGCCCCAACAAAGCCCGATTTCCATCGAAAGGAAGATCGAGAGAATGGGCCATGGCTTGCTCGTAAGCCGCTTGCGCCTCGTGGAACGCCCCTTGTTGGAAATACAAATCCGCGATCCGCCATTCCGCTCTCCGAGCGTTCGAGGACCGCGGATGATCCCGCAGAAGTTGTTTATACCCTAGAATCGCCTCGGATCGGGTTGGTCCCGAAACGTCATCCCGCAGCAGAAGCTCCACCAGGAAAGCTTTCGCGGATGGGATGAGTGAGCTTTCAGGATGGTCCTTGACGATTTTCTCGAAGAACCGTTGGGCCTCCGGCCACGCCTTCTTTTTGTACGCGGACAGACCTTCTTGCCAAGCCAAACCATCGATCCCCGAAGACTGCCCTTCCGGGCGAGGCCCGTCATCAGGCGGCGGCTGTGCGAGTCGTTCGCCTGAGATCGGAATTCGTTTCGTGGTGGCCAGTTGCGCCGCTGCAGCAATCGAGGCAGAAGATGGAGAAGGAGGAGAAGAAGACGGGATGGCCGCCCCTGTCGCCGGCGACGGGAGCGCCATCCAGACTGTGAGCCCGAACGTCAATAGACAATATGGTCGCAGGCAGTCATACACGGCGATAGGGCATCAGCAAAGCCCATGCCTGTGCGCGTTTAAGAAACCCTCAACAAATCAGAAGAGTTAAGGAGTGAATTCCCAAACGTGGACGAAGCGCGTCAGGATTGGCATCGGCTAGGTCGATAGGTCGTCAAGCTTTTGACTGGAAGGCCGTGGCCATAGGGGCAGCGTTTCCGTCTGGGATCGGGGATCGACGCCCTTCCGCTTGAGTTTTTCAACCAACGTCGTCCGGTTCAGGTGGAGCAGTTGCGCTGCGCGCGAGGTCACGCCGTTGGCTTTCCTCAAGGCTTCCATGATGAGGTGTTTCTCATATTGTTCAACCTCTCGGGAGAGGTTGATGCCATCGTCGCTGAACCGGATGAACTGTTCCTTCAGCTCAGAACCGGACGATTTTCGGCAGATTTTTTCCGGTAAGTCTTCACTCGAAAGAATTCCCTGTTTCTTCAACACGACCAGCCGTTCAATCATGTTCTCCAGTTCGCGGATGTTGCCCGGCCAGTCGTACTCGATCAAAAGGTGCATCGCCTCGGGGGCAAAACCGGACACCTCGGTGTGCTTGCTCTGGTTGAAACGCCTGAGAAAGTGGTCGATCAGGACCGGAATGTCGCTTCGGCGCTCTCGAAGCGGAGGAATGACGATGGGAATCACGTTCAGCCGGTAGAAGAGATCCTTACGGAATCGCTTTTCCTCAACCATCAGCTCCAAGTCCTGGTTCGTCGCGGCGACGATCCGCACATCCACATGAATCGTCCGGTTTCCACCCACTCGTTCAAATTCCCGCTCCTGCAACACCCGAAGCAACTTCACTTGCAAGGAGAGACTCATTTCACCGATTTCATCGAGAAAGATGGTGCCGCCATTGGCCAGTTCAAAGCGGCCCATCCTCGGATGGGTCGCCCCGGTGAAGGCGCCTTTTTCGTGCCCGAAGAGTTCGGATTCCAGCAGGTTTTCGGGAATGGCACCGCAATTCACCGGGACCAGCGGACGATCCCGCCTCAGACTGTTGAAGTGAAGCATGCGGGCCACGAGTTCCTTGCCCGTGCCGCTCTCGCCTTGAATCATGACCGTGCTGTCGCTGTCGGCAACTTTTTGGACGAACTCCAGGACTTGTTGCATCGACTCACTGACACCCACCAATTGCTCCAGCCGATATTGATCCCGCACGGCCTTCCGCAACAGATGGTTTTCTTGCCGCAGCCGAAGAAATTCCGCCGCCTTCCGAACCACGGCCGCAACGGTTTCGAGATCAAACGGCTTGGTGATGAAATCAAACGCGCCGGACTTCATGGCGCGAACGGCTGTTTCGATCGTGCCGAATCCGGTCATCATGATGGGAATGATCTTGGCGTCCAGCTTCGCCAGACGGTCGATGATCTCCAACCCGTCGAAATCCGGCAGCTGAAGATCGGTGATGACAATGTGCACCACCGAATCCTTCACCGCCTGAACCGCCGCTGCGCCGTTTTCCGCCGTCGAAATACTGAAGTTTTCTTGCAGAAGCACTTCGTGCAGAACGTCCCGAACGGCGGGATCGTCATCGACAATCAGCACGTGAATTGAATTCATATTTGCGACCATTCGGAACACGAACCGCGATGCGGGGTTAGAATAATGATCTGTCACATCTAATGCAAGTTATATCAGTTACTTGGACGCGATCCGACGGGGTGGGAGATTTCTTGACAGGTTCTCCGGGCTATTGGTACTGTGCGAGGCGAAGCGTGAACTGCAATCTCTGAACGGGCTGGCGTAGCTCAATCGGCAGAGCAGCGGTTTTGTAAACCGCAGGTTGGAGGTTCGATTCCTCTCGCCAGCTCCACACCGCACTTCGTGCGACCCGCCGGCTAATCATCGGTTTATTGTATTTATCGCCGCTGGATAAAACCCGCCAGTGTTTCCTTTCCCCGACCGCAAGCATCTTTTCGCAGTATCGTTGTACAAGCGAGCGGGTAAACCCATCCCGTGTTCCTCTCGCGCGTGCCGGCGACTCTTCAGGCAAAGCCTCTCCTCATTGGCATTACAATTTGGTATCTCTCTTTCGTCCGATCGTTCAGCTTTCCCTGTGTAACCACACATGTCACAATCTTCCCTCTTTCTCACTTACAATCACTCTATGACACCCTGCCCGTTCACAGTCCATAGGATTATTAGTCATACTGTTACAGTGATCCTGGATAGATATACTGCGGTGTTCCTCTGCTGTTCGGAATCACAGAGAAGCACCCACTTGAAAACCGAGGCTTATGGGACCATCAACCCGGACAAAAAAGCATGTCACTCGACGAAGCCACTGTTTCCTACTTGAAAGGAAATTCGGCGCTGGCGGATGCGTGAGAACAAGAGCCCTTACGTGAACGCCGCCAGAAAACAAATGACGGTGACAAGCTATCTAGATAGTCACCGAATGACTCATCTAAGATATCCAAGGCGCCTCAAGAACTCCTACTGAATACCATCATGCAACTCGCCATGGCCCTGCTCCTCGCCTTTCTAAGCGGATGCTCTTCGAATCGATGGCCGGCTCCGGCTACGACGTATTACGTCGCCCGTCCGTAATAGATGTCAATGTGACCGCAAGGGAACTGCCGGTCGACAAGGCCGGTGGCGACTTCTCTTCCGGATCGGCTAGTAATGCAGGCGCGTTCGATGCTGCGACCGATGGCCGCAAGATCTGCGAATCGAAGGGAGACAATACGAGCATGGATCGATCAGAACGTGAAGGAAATGGAATCGGCGAGAAAACACCCTAAACCTCGGAATCCAAAAAAGTGAGTGCAAGCGGAATTTTCCCGAGTTGGATTGGACTTCGGGAAATCCACTGCACGGTTAACCGGAGATGGGCCTCTTAAGCATGGGTCTTCTTCATTCACTTGCTCGACCACGGCGGATAAACCTTCCTTGACCTCCCTTGGCAGCAGTTATCGATTCATCAAACTTCTGCTGTCGGCACATGACCGTTTGTGGTTCGACTCAAGTCTGTGGATTCCGATGTCCGGCTATTGCCCCGGATAACTCTCGATAGGAATCATCAGATGCGCATACGGGGTTCCCGCCCACATGATCCAGGGGCCACCGTTCTTTGAGTTCGTCGGCAAGCTCTTCAACGATTCCGGATCGGGCACGAGCACCATGATATGGGCGCCGAGCTTCTCGACCCAATCGTCTCCCGGCCTGGGTTCGGTCGCGTAGGGATCGGTGTTGCTCACCGGCCGGTCGCCCTGAAGCATGTAGGCAACCCCGACCTGCGTGTAGGTGGGCTTCTTCTTATTCTTCAACGCATCCATAAAATTGCGCCACGATTCGTTCATGCAGATGGAGTCCATCCCTGCCGTAGCGGGATCATCCGGCAAGCACATCCACCCATTGGTCCCGATGCGAAGGACTTGTCCGTCCCGATTGAGAATAGTGGCATTCTTCGAGAGCGATGCCGGCGCGGCGTTTTCCGCAGCCGCTGTTTCGGTCGCCTGACGAACCACGTCGCGTCTCGCCCCTCCTTCGCCCAGGACCAATGGCGGTGTGACTGCGACGGTGACGGCCACGATCAACACTCCAGCGAGAACAATCATGGATTTTCCATCTCGCATCATAGACGCCTCTCCTTTCTTCACGGAAGGGCAACCAGCCGCACGTATCCTACGCACTGAAATATCGGGAGTGCAATAAAAAAGGCGGGGCGCAATGAATGGCAGGTGTCCAGATACGCTTCGGTCGCGGCGACAGGAGCCCGAGAGGTAGCTCACTCATAAAGGCCGCGCCACCTCGACGCGGCCTTTTCACCTTCACGCGGGAGTCTCTTCGGACGGAAAAAGTCGAAAACTTATCGTTCCGCTTCAGTCAAGCTCGCTTCGTTTTCGAGCTCCTCCATGTCGGAATCGGGCCTTCCTTTCGTCGTGGAGGGATGAAGACCATACTTCCTCAACATTTTATAGAAGTCGGCTCGGTAGCGCCCGGCGAATTGCGCGGCACGCGAGATGTTTCCTCCCGTCAATTGAAGGACGTTCTTCAAATAGGTTCGTTCGAATTCTTCTTTGGCTTCCGTCAACGGCTTCAGCGGCGAATCGGCCGACACACTGCCTGCCGGCAGCAGATCGGGAGTGATCATGTCCTGCCGTGACATCACCACGGCCTTTTCGACCACATTCTCCAACTCACGCACATTCCCGGGCCACGGATTGATCATCAGTCGATGGAGCGCCGCGGGAGTGAATCCTTTCACCTCCTTGTTGGCCCGTTTCACGCTGAGTTTCAAGAAATGTTGCGCCAACAGCGGGATGTCGTCCCGGCGATCCCGCAGCGGCGGAATGAACAGCGGAACCACCGAGATGCGGTAGTACAGATCGTTGCGGAACGTCCCGTTCTTCACCGCTTCACCGAGGTCCTTGTTGGTCGCCGCGATGATGCGCACATCCACTTTGACCGACGTCTCCGCCCCCACCTCTCGAATTTCCCGCTCCTGTACGGCGCGCAAGAGTTTGACCTGCATGGACAAGGGCATCTCACCGATCTCGTCGAGGAACAACGTGCCGCCGTTGGCCAGTTGAAACAGTCCGCGCTTCGCGCCGAGGGCGCTCGTGAACGCGCCTTTCACATGTCCGAACAGTTCGCTTTCAAACAGCGTTTCCGGTATCGCGGCGCAGTTGAGCGCGACGAAAGGACCTTTTCCCCGCCGGCTGTTCGTGTGAATGACGCGAGCCAGCACCTCTTTGCCGGTTCCGGTTTCTCCAAACAACAAGATGGTCGCATCCGAGTCGGCGACCTGGGCGATTTGCTGAAAGAGCCGTTGCATCGCCGGACTTCGCGCCACGACATTTTCGAGCCCGTACAGTTCCTTGACCAACGACTTGAGCCGCTGAATCTCTTGGCTCATCCGCTGTTGGGCGAGGGCTTTCTCGATCGTGGCTTTCAGTTCCTTATCGTCAAACGGCTTCGTCAAGTATCCGAACGCACCCCGTTGCATGGCCTCCACGGCATTGGGAATACTCCCATGAGCCGTCAGGATGATGACCGGAAGTCCCGGATGGCTCCTGAGGAGTTCTTCGGTGACGTCCAATCCATCTTCTCCGCGAAGGCGCAGATCTGTGATCGCCAAGTTGAACATCGTTTTCTTGGCTTCTCCGACCGCGGCCTGGCCCGTCGTACAGGGTGTGACCGAAAACCCCATCGCGGACAACCGTATTTTCAACAAATGCAACAGCCCTTCGTCATCGTCGACAACGAGAATGTTTTCTTGCTCCATAGGTCAGTCTTCCTTCCGGTGATTCGTTAAGGGATCGTGTCCGGAGCGGGAGCCGGAACGGTCGTCAATGGTGGCCGGATCGGACGCACCTTTTCCCGCATCTCCTGATCGATTCGTTTCAAGGCCTCCAGTTGTGTCGAAAGCTCCTCGATCTTCTTGTCACGCTCGGCCAGCTGTTTCTGCAGAGTTTGAACCGATGCCGGATCGGCTGACGTCCTGGCCGAGTCTTTCTTCGACGAGAGGGCCTCTATTTTGTGCTCTCGATCCGCCAACTCGCGCTGCAGAGCCTCGATGGTATCGGACTCGCCGTCCTTGGAGGCGCGAAGTTGTTGAACGAGCACCTCCCTGTCAAGCAAGTCCCGCACCAGTCGATCGGTGGTCGACGCGAATGACGTATTGACTTCTGAAATGACCGGCGCCCTAAACACAGCTTCAGGCCAGGATCTCTGGCCAGGAATCGGTTGTTGTAGCAGCTCAAGCCACGTCTTGCTTGACGCGGCCAACTGGCTCTTGGGCGCAACGGCCAAGACCTTCGCAAAATATTTTTCAGCGATTTCGCGGCTTTCATACAATCCCACCAACGCGCGCCCATAGTAGACCTGATCGCAAGAATTCGATTCGCCGCATTTTGACGCGGCGCTTTCTTGTTTCTTTGCAAGTAATTGAAAAGTTTTCAGTTCTCGAGGCTCTGCCACAAAATACGGACGAGAGGCGGGCGGAGGCGACGTCCAAGCCGCACACCCTGCCAGCAAGAGGGAACAGAGGATGATGGAATCCCTTGTCGGAGACGGAATTTTTCCGATCACGCTTGCCCTACCTTTTCTGGTTTTGCCAACCGTAGGATAAACCGTACAGTCGCCCCCTTGCCTTTCTCACTTTCGATCCAGATTCTGCCGCCGTGGGCTTCCACCACCTTCTTCACCAATGCCAATCCCAATCCGCTGCCTGCCGTATGTTTGCCTTTCGTGCGACCTTGGTAAAACCGTTCAAAAATATGCGGGAGATCCTCGGGAGCGATCCCTGGTCCCGTATCCGAAACGGCGATCTCCAGAACTCCCGCTTGTAGATCGGGTTTCATCTGAACCTTTACGACCCCTCCCTCGGGGCTGAATTTCAGGGCGTTGGACAGGAGATTGTCGAGCACCTGTTCCAAACGGGCGGCGTCCGCCTTGACCCACGTCCGCTCCCCGATGCTTTCCAGTACAAGTTGCACATGTTTGGAATCCGCCAAGAGGCGAACCTTGTTGATGGAGATGTCCCCGACGCGCTGGAGATCCACCGGGACAATGCGATATTCCATCATTCCGGCTTCCATTTTCGATAAATCCAAGATCGTGGAGATGAGATGGATCAACCGCCGGCTGCTGTCGGCCATGATCTTTAAAATCGTTCGTTGCTCCTGGACGAGCGGACCGGGAATCTCATCGAGGAGCAGGTGCGTGCCTTCTTGAATCGAGGCCATCGGAGTCCGCAGTTCGTGGGACACGTGCGCCAGAAACTCCGTCTTCATATCATCGATTTCCTGGAGCTTTCTGCCCATCCAATTCACGGTATCGACCAATTCTCGTAACTCCGCCGGTGCTTTGATCTGAAGAGAAGCTCCGAAATTTCCTTGCCCGATCCGTTTGATATGCCCTTGCAGCTGTCGGAGAGGACGCAGGATCGTATAACTGGCGATGCCGGCAAGGCCCAACCCGAACACCAACGCCACCAGCACCAGTTGCTCCGTAACCGCCTCCGCTTGAGCAGCGCTGGCCCGAGATTCCGTGACCCCGAGACTCACCCGAGCCTCGTGCAGATCGATGTAGCCCTGAATCGAGGAAGACATCCGATCCATCAGCCCATCGCGCCGGATTTCATATTCCGGAGTCGCCTGACGGAGTTTCCCCCTGACCGTTTGAAATTCATCCTGAAAAAGCTGGAGCCGCTCCTTGAGCAATTCATCGGTCGCCTGGAGCAGTTTCAACCCCTGCGACGAGCTTTCCTGGCCTCGCAGCAGCTGGAGACTGCGCTGAAACTCGTCCAGTTCTTCGGTCAGATGCGTCAGAAAGGTGCGATCTTTCGTCGCAAGATATTTCTTTTCGCTGTTCAATTGCGCATAGAGCGAACCCAACAGTCTCTTCGCGGATTCGGCAGCGGGATAATGGTAAGAGGCCATCTGCGTACTCATCGCCGTCAACTGCCGAAGTTGAAACAGCGCGTACAGGTTGACCCCTCCCATCACAGCAATAATGATGAGGGACGTCATCACCAACCGCCAAAAAATAGAAAGCTGCATGAACACGCGCCTTACCGGACCACGTTCTTGAAGAACGGAGCTCAAGTGTAGGCTAAGCCATACACTATTTCAGCTCTGATCACAAGCCAGACACCATCGCGGCCCAAGAACGGCCTCGGTCTGGTCGAGAGCCCCTGTCATGAAACAACCAGCCGGCGACGGCCTTTATGACGTTTGTCCTCTACTGCCTGGCGCCAAACTGGTGAGCGAATAGCCGCTGCCGTCTGGAGGACCCTTTGAGCGATGCAAACAAGTGGCCTCGGAACAACAAGGCGGCCATGGCCGTGGGCGGAGTCAGGAGTATCAAGACGATCCATTGTCCATCGGGATCAAGGCCGAGATAGGACAACCACCCGCCTATCACCGTGAACGGCAGCATAAGGATCTGGAAAAAATCGAGGCCTGCTCCCCGACCGACGCGGCCGGAGAGTGAAAAAAATTCGAAGAGGCCGCTGGGAGAGAGGATCACGGGCAACATGAAAACGGCGAACGGGAGAAACCATTCGATCCAATGTTCCAAGACAAATTCATAGGAACTCTTGAACACGTCTAAGGTGGACTCGTGTCGGACTTGATAGATGACTTCCGGCGCCGGGTTCAACAGAATGAAGACCAGGAGCAAGAACGCCGAGAGAAGAAATTGACCATAGGAGGGATTGGCTTGCAGACCCATGTCGAGCAACATCGTCGGCAGCCACAAGACGAACCCGACCCCGATCACGTCCCAGAAAT comes from the Nitrospira sp. SG-bin1 genome and includes:
- a CDS encoding sigma-54-dependent Fis family transcriptional regulator yields the protein MNDSEKGSAFPEPGDENDRILIVDDDPSMRTALMETVKRLGYSVQGAVDGMDAVERIARFRPWMVLTDLRMPRLNGLDLIKEIKARAPHVTIVLMTAYGAIETAVEAMKLGASEYLLKPFSMDLLERVIVNLKSGRESERDEPTLPGHSTHPPDNRALLTQDPGMIRLLSTIEAVASSQATVLIQGESGTGKELLARFIHNRSPRAHRPFIAVNCAALPDGLLESELFGHERGAFTGALIRKIGKFEMAHTGTLLLDEISEMNLNLQAKLLRVLQEREVDRIGGREPVSVNIRVIATTNRGLYREVEQGRFREDLYYRLNVFPVTVPPLRERTIDIPLLARHFVGQSAVRNGLTPPALSDLVGTHLQRLAWKGNVRELENVMERAVLLAGQGPILPEHCPPEQSGDTPAKPVQAPQAINGSLWEMERELIFKTLARVKDNRTHAAKELGISIRTLRNKLREYRESEQSCSTAAP
- a CDS encoding response regulator GlrR (with GlrK is part of a two-component signal transduction system regulating glmY), whose amino-acid sequence is MEQENILVVDDDEGLLHLLKIRLSAMGFSVTPCTTGQAAVGEAKKTMFNLAITDLRLRGEDGLDVTEELLRSHPGLPVIILTAHGSIPNAVEAMQRGAFGYLTKPFDDKELKATIEKALAQQRMSQEIQRLKSLVKELYGLENVVARSPAMQRLFQQIAQVADSDATILLFGETGTGKEVLARVIHTNSRRGKGPFVALNCAAIPETLFESELFGHVKGAFTSALGAKRGLFQLANGGTLFLDEIGEMPLSMQVKLLRAVQEREIREVGAETSVKVDVRIIAATNKDLGEAVKNGTFRNDLYYRISVVPLFIPPLRDRRDDIPLLAQHFLKLSVKRANKEVKGFTPAALHRLMINPWPGNVRELENVVEKAVVMSRQDMITPDLLPAGSVSADSPLKPLTEAKEEFERTYLKNVLQLTGGNISRAAQFAGRYRADFYKMLRKYGLHPSTTKGRPDSDMEELENEASLTEAER